In the genome of Cystobacter ferrugineus, one region contains:
- a CDS encoding RCC1 repeat-containing protein, which yields MTRLLQVWIGVLTVVGCGQPTDESAKQSLMGAPLWAAQSRARLVAGDSYSLALRPDGTVWAAGSNSVGQLGDGSRTDRSEPVQVQGLSGVVSLATRAAHSLAVRSDGTVWAWGANTYGQVGDAGPKTNRLVPVQVPGLSGVVAVAAGHSHSLAVRNDGSVWAWGLNSSGQVGDGTTTSRLVPVQVPGLSGVVAVAAGSYHSLAVLSDGSVWAWGDNASGQVGDGTTTNRLVPVQVPGLSGVVAVAAGLSHSLAVRSGGGVWAWGLNSSGQLGDGTTTSRSVPVQTQGLSGVVAVAAGTWHSLAVRFDGTVWAWGSNGTSQLGDDSRSSRSVPVQTQGLSGVVAVAAGSSHSLALRSNGTVWAWGSNTFGQRGDGVAAHHPVPVPVQGLEGVVAMAASQFHSLAVYSDGTVWAWGDNSRGQLGDGTTSNRSVPVRVQGLSGVVAVAAGSAHSLAVRSDGTVWAWGYNAQGQLGDGTTTDRLVAVQVQGLSGVVAVAAGSAYSLAVHSDGTVWAWGSNASGQVGDGTTSNRRVPVQVQGLSGVVAVAAGSSHSLVVRSDGTVWAWGYNSSGQLGDGTTSNRRVPVQAQGLSGVGAVAAGTWHSLAVRSDGTVWAWGKNGQGQLGDGTTIDRLVPVQAQGLSGGVAVAAGSAHSLAMRSDGSVWAWGDNFDGPLGDGTTIDRLVPVQAQGLSGGVAVAAGSAHSLAALSDGTLWSWGNNAYGQLGNAPPTSATTPIRSLLY from the coding sequence ATGACCCGACTGCTGCAAGTCTGGATCGGTGTGCTGACGGTGGTGGGTTGTGGTCAGCCCACTGATGAGTCCGCGAAGCAGTCGTTGATGGGCGCTCCGCTGTGGGCCGCGCAGTCGCGAGCCCGTCTGGTGGCAGGAGATTCATATTCTCTGGCCTTGCGCCCAGATGGTACCGTCTGGGCAGCGGGCTCGAATTCCGTCGGCCAACTGGGAGATGGCTCCAGGACCGATCGCTCGGAACCAGTGCAGGTGCAGGGGTTGAGCGGGGTGGTCTCCCTGGCCACGCGCGCTGCCCATTCGCTGGCGGTGCGCTCGGACGGCACCGTGTGGGCCTGGGGCGCCAACACCTACGGCCAGGTGGGGGATGCTGGCCCCAAGACCAACCGCCTGGTGCCGGTGCAGGTGCCAGGGTTGAGCGGAGTGGTGGCCGTGGCCGCGGGCCATTCCCACTCGCTGGCGGTACGTAATGATGGCAGCGTGTGGGCCTGGGGCCTCAACTCCTCCGGCCAGGTGGGAGATGGCACCACGACCAGCCGCCTGGTGCCGGTGCAGGTGCCAGGGTTGAGCGGAGTGGTGGCCGTGGCCGCGGGCTCCTACCACTCGCTGGCGGTGCTCTCGGACGGCAGCGTGTGGGCCTGGGGGGACAACGCCTCCGGCCAGGTGGGAGATGGCACCACGACCAACCGCCTGGTACCGGTGCAGGTGCCAGGGTTGAGTGGAGTGGTGGCCGTGGCCGCGGGCCTCTCCCACTCGCTGGCGGTGCGCTCCGGCGGCGGCGTGTGGGCCTGGGGCCTCAACTCCTCCGGCCAGTTGGGGGATGGCACCACGACCAGCCGTTCGGTGCCGGTGCAGACGCAGGGGCTGAGCGGAGTGGTGGCCGTGGCCGCGGGCACCTGGCACTCGCTGGCAGTGCGCTTCGACGGCACCGTATGGGCCTGGGGCAGCAACGGCACCAGCCAGTTGGGGGATGATAGCAGGAGCAGTCGTTCGGTGCCGGTGCAGACGCAAGGGCTGAGCGGAGTGGTGGCCGTGGCCGCGGGCTCCTCCCACTCGCTGGCGTTGCGCTCCAACGGCACCGTGTGGGCCTGGGGGAGCAACACCTTCGGCCAGCGTGGAGATGGGGTTGCGGCCCACCACCCGGTGCCGGTGCCGGTGCAGGGGCTGGAGGGGGTGGTGGCGATGGCCGCGTCCCAGTTCCACTCGCTGGCGGTGTACTCCGATGGAACCGTGTGGGCCTGGGGTGACAACTCCCGCGGCCAACTGGGGGATGGCACCACGAGCAACCGCTCAGTGCCCGTGCGGGTGCAGGGGTTGAGCGGGGTGGTGGCCGTGGCCGCGGGCTCCGCCCACTCGCTGGCAGTGCGCTCCGACGGCACCGTGTGGGCCTGGGGTTACAACGCCCAGGGCCAGTTGGGGGATGGCACCACGACGGACCGCTTGGTGGCGGTGCAGGTGCAGGGGCTGAGCGGGGTGGTGGCCGTGGCCGCGGGCTCCGCCTACTCGCTGGCGGTGCACTCCGACGGAACCGTGTGGGCCTGGGGCTCCAACGCATCCGGCCAGGTGGGGGATGGCACGACGAGCAACCGACGGGTTCCGGTTCAAGTGCAGGGGTTGAGCGGGGTGGTGGCCGTGGCCGCGGGCTCCTCCCACTCGCTGGTGGTGCGCTCCGACGGCACCGTGTGGGCCTGGGGTTACAACTCCTCCGGCCAGTTGGGGGATGGCACCACGAGCAACCGACGGGTGCCGGTGCAGGCGCAGGGGCTGAGCGGAGTAGGGGCCGTGGCCGCGGGCACCTGGCACTCGCTGGCAGTGCGCTCCGACGGCACCGTATGGGCGTGGGGCAAGAACGGACAGGGCCAGTTGGGGGATGGCACGACGATTGATCGACTGGTGCCGGTGCAGGCGCAGGGGCTGAGCGGAGGAGTGGCCGTGGCCGCGGGCTCCGCCCACTCGCTGGCGATGCGCTCCGACGGCAGCGTGTGGGCCTGGGGTGACAACTTTGACGGCCCGTTGGGGGATGGCACGACGATTGATCGACTGGTGCCGGTGCAGGCGCAGGGGCTGAGCGGAGGAGTGGCCGTGGCCGCGGGCTCCGCCCACTCGCTGGCGGCACTCTCCGACGGCACCCTGTGGTCCTGGGGTAACAACGCCTACGGCCAACTGGGCAATGCACCCCCCACGAGCGCAACCACTCCCATTCGCTCTTTGCTGTATTGA